ttcaatttttttcactgACATCATTGCTCAGCATTATCTTATCACAAtatctcaaattaaatttatataattcaattaagacTAAATTAAACTATTCTCATCCCTTAAATTcctaaattacaattttttattcaatatataacTTCGACAACGAAAAATGgattctaatataattttaaaaagataaattatcatattaattttaattatatcacttttaaaaattatcttattatccATAAAAGTGATAATTGATAATCTGATTAGATTTGGTGGGCATAATCATATTagaaggataaaattttaatattgtgCCTTTGTAAATGTAATTTGATATGAGTCACATTTTTTTAGGTTCGATTTTGCTTGAATCGCATTTGTTTTAATGATGCTaatggtttttttctttttcaaaattttagaataaaagcacatttatatcattttactattaGTTATTTTTGTAACCGAATTGAGTTTTGAGTTGTAATTTGTAGTTTAAGGATTTAGGGGGTTAAAAGAGTTTCTTTAGTGCGgggcaatttaattaatatatagatTAAATAACAAGTCAGTCAAAGTAAATATACCATACTCGGTAAAAGAGAAGTAATACAAATGCAttgaatcttttttctttttttacacCATATTAAAGATTTCCCTCCCCCCATAACCTTcccatatcaaataaattttcaaaattaatattaaatattagtaTATCTACTTGTTAACAATATGTTGctaatagatttaattaatttggattttaaattttttttaagaaaaaatttcatttttttaaggcTTAactaattatactaaataacttaaacattgaatttaattattgaccttataattattaaatcaaataaaataagaattcaaTCTTAATATGTTAATAGAGAAGATTTAAATACATTATAGTGTTTTCCTATTTTTAGTAAGATCGGCTAGAAAAAGTGATATGGGCTTTCCTTGGTTGACATTTGTCTAGCCCATTTTTAGCCCGATTAGAATCTCTAATACGCTCGTTGATGATTCAAAAACCCTAACGAGCGCAGTGTTTTCATCGTCGTCTTCTCCCTTGCGCTGTCTCTGTAAACTAGACGAAAAGTAAAGCAGAAATGGGgggaaagagaaagaagagggaAAGCGAAGAAATAATCGAAGTACAGAAAGACGTTAATAAGAATAATGAAAGCAGCCataagaagaagagagagatacTCCCATCCAtgataaaaaacaaagagaagagatCAGCCGTACATGCCAAGCTCAAGCACCAGAAGAAGCTCGATAAACGCAAGAAACTCAAGGCCCGTGACGTTGCCGAGAAACTAGCTCTCGAGCTCGGTGAGGAGGTCCCATCTCCACTTCTTAATCCTAACCCTTCTGATATTATTAGGTAAATTTTGAATGGTAGTTCAAATAATGCCTtggaagtaatttttttctatggTCCGTGCAGCCTCCGCCGAGGATGGTCCCTCGCACAATCGAGAATACAAGGGAGCCTGATGAAACCGTATGCAGGCCCGATGATGATGAGGTAATGTTGACTTTTGAATGTCGTTTATTCTCTTcgttattgttttctttgtgattGGCTATTGTATTCTTGAAAATTTGGAATGTACGGTCAAGagacttaatttaatttctaatgtGGGAATTGcattttggaaattaaaataggttgaaATTTGGCTATTGTAACTTTCCAGTGTACCAGGacttttcattataaaatttgacTTCATTTCTTTAAAATGTTGTCTTCGATTTTTTCAATGCAAAGATTGCTCATTGCCTGCTGTAGCTGACTGCTGACctttttatttatgcatatttgCAGCTTTTTGCTGGTAATGATGCAGACGAGTTTAGCTCGGTATTAAAGCGTGAATGTACTCCAAAGATATTGATCACAACATGCCGTTTCAACTCTACTGTATGTTTGACTTCTCTTCTCTTTTGGACATGGCTGATATAGAGCCTTGAAAATAGACATTGAAATATTTGTAGAGTTCTTACCTTTTTCCTTGttaagtagatttttttttgtgtgttgatAAGGTTAAGTTATTGTTGGTTCTTGGTCTGCAGAGAGGACCAGCTTTTATATCAGAACTACTTACAGTCATTCCAAATTCTCACTATTTCAAGAGAGGAACCTATGACTTGAAGAAGGTGCTGGCTATTATTCCCTTAACTTTTTTCTCAAATCTAATTAATAGTACAttaaagatatataattattattgtgcAGATTGTAGAATATGCTAACAACAAGGACTTCACTTCTATTATTGTTGTGCACACCAATCGCAGGGAACCAGGTTAGTGGCACTTACTACTGTGTGATAATTTTGCACACAACCTATATTGTTGTTTTCTGCACTCAGATCACCTTTTTGTTAGCtgggtttcaattttgaataattttcttctatctGTATGAGGTTTTTTTGTCAGGGGTTGTTTATGATTGTGACTATAAATATGAGTATTCTACCTGACAATTATTTGCGGCTGTCTTTTAGATGCTCTTCTAGTCATTGGCTTGCCTAACGGACCTACTGCCCATTTCAAGCTCTCCAAGCTTATTTTGCGTAAGGAAATCAAGGTTTGTTTCTAacatctcaaaattttatatctatttccTTAAAAATACCTTTCACTTTTCTGCCTTATTAAGTTAGAAAAAGCCCTACTATTTCATTTCCTTTATGGTAGGTACCAATTTATTAGATCTTGACTGATATGAAAGGCAttcttatcatttatattttaattgatttatttcagAATCATGGAAATCCTACTAGCCACTTGCCTGAGCTGGTATTAAATAACTTCACCACTCGCCTAGGTCACCGCATTGGGAGGTTGGTTGCATActcttgttaatttttcaataaggattttttatttaattaaattgctATGCTGTGGTTTATCCAGCTAacaatatattttgtaatttttccaTCTAGATTGATACAGTCACTTTTTCCTCAAGATCCTGAATTTCGTGGTCGGCGAGTTGTAACCTTTCATAACCAACGAGATTTCATATTCTTTCGGCATCATCGGTGTGTGTCCTTGCATTTATTAGTTGGTCCTTTTTTCTAACTCATGTTTCTCTGacaaaaagattttaatttatgcCTGCAGCTACATCTTTGAAaccaaagaaaacaaagaaagtgATTCTAAAGGTAAAAAAGCAAAAGATGCTAAGGGTGAAAAGATCACTAAAGAGAAAGTAATCGCTCGCCTTCAGGTCAGTGTTCTATAAATTCTACATTTACTGCATTTGTGTTTATGAGTTTTAGtaatatttctatatattacaatatttatattgGTTTGGTTTACACAGAATTTTTATCATCAGCCTGTTCAAATGCCAGCTGACTGTCTTGTATAATGGGTTATTACAAATGTGAACTGCATAAGCTTTTGATATGTTGCCGGCAGCAAGTATTTTTagcagtttttcttttttgaagttTTATGTGGTCTGTGATTGTCTAATCACAAGTTCAATTTCCTCTAAATACACAGGAGTGTGGTCCCCGATTCACACTGAAGTTGATCAATCTGCAACATGGAACATTTGATACCAAAGGTGGAGAATTTGAGTGGGTTCATAAGGTAATTGATTACATCTCAAAGACATTGATTTTTCATCTAAGATGAGTGTTTTTCCCTTTTCTCATATCTGTTATCTGTTCTTAAACATTTCAGCCCGAAATGGACACTAGCCGAAGGAGGTTTTTCTTGTAAATTACATGGATTCTTTAATTAATTCGCCAAAAAATTGAAGCATTTCTGGTGGAGGGTTCAAATCTGCCATAACCGACCGAAATTCATACCAACTGGCTACTTCAGTGTGCTAAATACTTTCTAATTATAAGAAATACGTCATGAGCTTAGATGAACAAATGTATCGTCTTTTGCGAATTATGTATTCGGTTTGAAATATAAATGATTGTAGTTCAATTATAAGCAATATTGATACTAATCAACATATTTGTTGTAACTTGTGTTTCATTTTCGATTTAAGCTGAGATTTTGTCGCTTTGAAGACGACCAATAGCACAGAAAATACATGACATGggaaattttgtcaaaaaagaaTATCTGTTGCATCCTGTAAATTCAAAGCCTGTACATCCTCTGGAATTACGAGGAACAAGTGAATAATTGTGTATTAATTTTACAACGCGCGATAGATGAAGGCctatgtttttcatttttcatgatTGGAATGCAATTGTATAACCTGATTGCATGCCTGTTTAAGTAGATGAAGGCATATCAAGACAAATATGCATCCGAAGGCACAAATGCGCAATACATATTGTTCTGGAGGAGAGCTAATAACTAGATAAACAGAATCTTTAGTCACCAAGAtccaacctaaactttctaagATGAACTTGATTACTGTGATCTTTCCTCTGTAGTTCTCAGAAAGTCTACTTATAATCCTCAAGCATAATGCACTGGCAACCAAAAATGTAGTAACCGAACAACCCCTGTAAGTAACCAACTTTCCTCCCACAACCAAGGCCTCTTTTCGGCACACACAAGAAACACACTCTCCAGAGAATCTTGATGACACAAGAGCATCAAAACCTGTATAATAAGGTAAAATAACAGAATCCAGATATACGCTTGCATGTAAAATACCCGAAATTGTTGATGCCTCGAATAATGCATACTTAACGTCTTCGTTAGCTAGTTCATTGTTGAATGTGAGAGCAGAAATGTAAAGCAGTTGAAGGATGGCGGGACCAATGCAGGAGAGAGGAAATATAGTGTTGATCCTGTGTCCCTTGGCTAGCATTAAGAGAAATATAGGAAGGGAAACTGGACCAGACGGTAACAAATATCTCTTTGATTGACCGGTAGAAATTCGTCCTCTTCTTGAAATATCAATGACCATCAGCACTAGTGTTGCCAGATATGAAGTTGTTGCAAAGATGAGAACTAGAACATCAACTGTAGGAGGATAGTTTCCAGGGTAATTGCTATCGCAGTAGTAATGATAAGGGCAGCTTAGTGGATCCAATGTTTCTTCTACTTGCCATCTAATACATTTGAAGAAAGTGTTGCGGACATCTTCCAAATCCCATCCTGGAAAAAATGCTGCATTTTCTGGACGCAGAAGTTGCCTATCCATTGTGCTGTTTATGTTGCCATTTTGATCTCCTTAGATGCAGGCCACTCTTATCgtatttacttaaatatatatagaatggTAGGAATACAATGCAGCCTTGTCGTCAGGTAAGAGAATGGCAGTTGTCCTTTGTTGAGTTGCTTTAAGTGTTGGTAAAATGGATAACGAAACACCAtctaattttctatttctttttcaagaatGCAGTTCTGTACGAGTCAATTAATTAAGACGACGTATTTCCTTGCTATTTATTCTTGTTGATATCTGAAAAAAGTTCAAGTATTTTGGTCTAAATGTTTCTTTGGGGGAGTGCTTTCTCCACAATAACCTTCATTTCCCATCAACTCCTGTAATTTATAGAAAGATGTAGTTGGAAATTGTGTACGTATTTactttgttaaaatataaatagaattaTAGCTAGAAATTCAGAATTGGATTTGGGGTTGAGAATCAATCAAATAGGTAAAAGAGTACATTCAGAAAGTAGATAGAGGTTGAGTGAGCTTGGTGATAAAGAAAGGATGTTTGGTAGGCGATTGCTACTGATTTAACGATGTTTTACCAATCAGTTGGATGATCCCATCTATATTTTTACCATACTCTACTGGGTTACTGCTTCCTCATCAAGGTTCGTATGATAATTAATGCGTCTACTTAATTAAGATGTTACTGATCCAATGGAAGTTTAAAGCTTCCACTGAACTCACCataatcattttcatcttaGTTGAGTAGAGGGTTTAACCAGAAAATTAAGTTCGTGGTTTGTTCGAGTCTCCTTATACAACACAACCCATTGATGGCAGTGGCAAATTTTGGCTAGTGCAAGAGGTTCTTATTGGATTATACTCCCTAATCTTTTCCCTTTCGATTTCGCACCATTAAGGTTAACATATCGCGGCAACAATATCACCTTAATAATCCAATTAACACATTTCAAATTATGATGATAGAGTATAATATAGGCGGGAAAATGTAATGTATTTCGAGATGtatcaaaaattaatatgataaaataaattatagatgtACCATAtagtatgatatatattattattacagagtaatatacattttttaataagtgaatatgtgataaaggatgtttgaaaatttttctagtCTAAAaagatatttgtaatattttttaaaataataatacgataattaaaaattttgttatttttttattattattattttttaaaataactaacTGTGTTTCAAAGTTTCTAGATTCGAGCAAAGGAAGAGCAATTGGTTTCAATAGAATGAAACTGAAGATGAAGAGAGACAAAGCCGATGAATGCATAGGTGGAAAGACAAAGTTGGTTGGCCAGATTTTAgtcattgaaaaagaagaaaaaaacttttaagggaaaaagttaattttttaaattttggatggtaaaaaattattagatttttaaattaaaaaatataatataataaatttttatttttttaatattttaattaaataatatcctaattaaaaatatttatatttttaaaaattatcgaataaaaatttgagattttatccTACCTTCGGGGAGGGTAAGTTTTCGGTTAGAGGTGTCAATGGGTTGGCTCAGGCTTGGCCCATCGGGCTAATGGGTCAGGCCggcccattaatatataaaggcccaaggctCGACCCATATAAAAATGGGTCGGGACGGGTagaactttaaatatttaaaaaaaattatttaaaatttttaaacacaaattatttttcaaattataaaacataaataaatatatactatgataatattcaaatggattaaattcatttgatacttgatccatttgtaatattttataatgataaaataaaaataaaaataaaattataaacataaagaattattatttataaatttatatattttctgaaagataattgatgagagaaaataagattggaaatataatgaaataattgagattgagagatttgtaaatgaaagtgaaaatgaggaaaaattgaataggtttatataaaaaaataaattaattaaaaaatttaaaagaaaaaatgaaggcCAAAGCTTCTGCTGCTTCCTCCGCCTAACAAGGCTTCTACCTTGTTGCAGAAGGCAGCTTTTTGCCGTAACTCAGAAGGATacacaaggcagaagccttctgctaacaaaaatttaaaaaaatatatatttttaaacagtattaAACTGGGCCGAGCCGACCTGTAGGCTTAATATTAAACCTCGAAGCCCATCCCAATAGGTCCATGGGCCTAGCCCGACCTACTATAATATTGAGTTGGGCTTTCTTATGTCgtgttttttttcatgtttcgTATCAGACCTCCATTCGATCCGACTCAATTGACGTGTTTATTTTCGGCCTTTAATAAACggcatcaaatatataattcttaCTAACGGAACAGGGGTTAGACTGTCACTAAACCTAACACCACTTAAAACAAATTAAGAGGAATTTTAAGAATGAAATTGTGATTTATTCAGACATAACACAGCAGAGCAATGGCCGGCCATCCACCAAACTCAACTTATCTGTTTACTAGCGTTTCTTAATAGAAGGTGGTTCGAATAGGTGGCACGTAGCAACCTGGAATCGCTTGGATGTAGAGACAATCGTTATAAGCACCGACACGGCGACACGTGAACCCTGACACAAAACGCGTAGCGTATTTGCCTTCCACTGGATATTTTGTGAAACAATAAAttccttaattaaaattaagacaaaaattattgttattttaatgttCGAACAAATCAGGAGTTCCGGATTcggtgaaaaataaataaatgaagaatGTGATTTTAGTTGGATTTCTTACTTGACTCGTGAACTATGTTTGCAAATGGCTAATGTCTTCTtcttaaaatttagattatttataaacaagaaGAAACAGCTGATGGGCCCTTTTATCTTGTATACAGATCGGAACATGTAAGGACAAAACAATCCATTTCGCCTTCAGACTATCTCTATAAGACTACCATATTCTGGGTTCCAGAAAAAGCATTTTAATTTCGATCCACAAAATCagcttttctcttctttccagGAGCATCATTTGAAAAGAAGCAATAGCCTAAGTTTCAAGCTAAAatggttggttggttggtttCTGAATCTTTCTTTCTCGTACGCTAAACTTTGATTGGTGAGGCAAATgggattgatatttgtttgcgTTTGAATATGAATGAAACAGGTGGCGGCTTTAGAATCGAATAATTCTATCATTCCCAATCTCAATTCAAGTGGGAACGATTCTTCTGTCTATAAAAGGTCAAGTTTCAGAGCAATCGGTGGATACTTGTCTTCTGTAATGGCAGAGCCTTGCATTTCTTGTACAACTTTTAACATTTTAGCTCCTATTTACAAGCGCCTCGATGACCAGGTCCATAATCTTCgtagattttatttttgctgttacgttttatatataattaaaagctCTCGCTGATTTTAGTTTTGTTCTTTGTGAATGAAATAGAATCAAAGCCTTCGAGAAAGCGACTTCAAAGAATCCTGGTTCAACAGAAACCAGACGATTTTGGATTGGTTGCTATATGAAAGATCTTCCATTATATGCCTTCAGGTGTTTTTCATGTACCCTTTTTGCTGTATTTATTTGTctcaatatatttttct
This sequence is a window from Mangifera indica cultivar Alphonso chromosome 5, CATAS_Mindica_2.1, whole genome shotgun sequence. Protein-coding genes within it:
- the LOC123215375 gene encoding uncharacterized protein LOC123215375, encoding MDRQLLRPENAAFFPGWDLEDVRNTFFKCIRWQVEETLDPLSCPYHYYCDSNYPGNYPPTVDVLVLIFATTSYLATLVLMVIDISRRGRISTGQSKRYLLPSGPVSLPIFLLMLAKGHRINTIFPLSCIGPAILQLLYISALTFNNELANEDVKYALFEASTISGILHASVYLDSVILPYYTGFDALVSSRFSGECVSCVCRKEALVVGGKLVTYRGCSVTTFLVASALCLRIISRLSENYRGKITVIKFILESLGWILVTKDSVYLVISSPPEQYVLRICAFGCIFVLICLHLLKQACNQVIQLHSNHEK
- the LOC123215374 gene encoding ribosome production factor 1-like; amino-acid sequence: MGGKRKKRESEEIIEVQKDVNKNNESSHKKKREILPSMIKNKEKRSAVHAKLKHQKKLDKRKKLKARDVAEKLALELGEEPPPRMVPRTIENTREPDETVCRPDDDELFAGNDADEFSSVLKRECTPKILITTCRFNSTRGPAFISELLTVIPNSHYFKRGTYDLKKIVEYANNKDFTSIIVVHTNRREPDALLVIGLPNGPTAHFKLSKLILRKEIKNHGNPTSHLPELVLNNFTTRLGHRIGRLIQSLFPQDPEFRGRRVVTFHNQRDFIFFRHHRYIFETKENKESDSKGKKAKDAKGEKITKEKVIARLQECGPRFTLKLINLQHGTFDTKGGEFEWVHKPEMDTSRRRFFL